Proteins encoded by one window of Synechococcus sp. WH 7805:
- the lgt gene encoding prolipoprotein diacylglyceryl transferase produces MLVPAVFTSPGPELFQLGPFVLRWYGLLIALAVLIGLNLSSWLARQRGLDGSLISDLLPILVLASVVGARMYYVAFEWRSYQSSWWEAFAIWRGGIAIHGALIAGTLSVIVFCRWRRVPFWDVLDVLVPSVILGQAIGRWGNFFNSEAFGVPTDLPWKLLVPFANRPKVFADSEFFHPTFLYESLWNLALFFGLIVLFRLGQRGRIQLPSGALSCFYLLGYSLGRIWIEGLRIDPLCLGGQPPFCEGGLRIAQLMSLALMAVASAGLFWLYGRHASLPDPGLRRVDPS; encoded by the coding sequence GTGTTGGTTCCTGCCGTCTTCACCTCCCCTGGGCCCGAGCTCTTTCAGCTCGGGCCTTTCGTTCTTCGCTGGTATGGCCTTCTCATTGCCCTAGCCGTGCTGATTGGCCTGAATCTCTCCAGCTGGCTGGCCCGTCAACGTGGTCTTGATGGATCATTAATCAGTGACCTCTTACCCATTCTCGTGCTCGCATCTGTTGTCGGAGCGCGGATGTACTACGTGGCCTTTGAGTGGCGGTCGTATCAGAGTTCTTGGTGGGAAGCTTTTGCCATCTGGCGGGGAGGGATTGCCATCCATGGAGCCTTGATCGCGGGAACGCTCTCGGTGATCGTGTTCTGCCGATGGCGACGCGTTCCCTTTTGGGATGTTCTGGATGTGTTGGTGCCCTCTGTGATTCTCGGGCAGGCCATCGGTCGATGGGGCAACTTTTTTAACTCAGAAGCTTTCGGAGTTCCTACCGATCTTCCCTGGAAACTCTTGGTTCCTTTTGCCAACCGGCCGAAAGTTTTCGCGGATTCGGAGTTCTTTCACCCCACATTCCTCTACGAATCTCTCTGGAATCTGGCTCTTTTTTTTGGGCTCATTGTTTTGTTCAGACTTGGGCAGCGAGGTCGAATTCAGTTGCCATCTGGCGCCTTGAGCTGCTTTTATCTCCTCGGATACAGCCTCGGACGGATCTGGATTGAGGGCCTGCGCATCGATCCCCTCTGCCTTGGGGGGCAACCACCCTTTTGCGAAGGGGGCCTGCGGATCGCCCAGTTAATGAGCCTCGCGCTGATGGCCGTCGCCTCGGCTGGGCTGTTTTGGCTCTATGGACGCCACGCATCTCTACCTGATCCAGGTCTCCGC